Proteins encoded within one genomic window of Mycolicibacterium monacense:
- a CDS encoding ATP-dependent DNA helicase, whose amino-acid sequence MATGNDDAGEGVTDLLAAAVAAVGGAERPGQVEMARAVATAFDTGRHLAVQAGTGTGKSLAYLVPAIAHAIAVDEPVVVSTATIALQRQLVDRDLPRLADALSGSLPRRPQFALLKGRGNYLCLNKIHNGSTGIGDAPDDRPQEELFDAVAATALGRDVQRLTKWASDTETGDRDELRPGVPERSWRQVSVSARECIGVSRCPYGTDCFAEKAREKAADVDVVVTNHALLAIDAISDAAVLPEHSAVVIDEAHELADRVTSVATGELSATSLGIAHRRVARLVEGELADRLEAAVATVSSAIHDGTPGRIDRLDDELATYLTALRDAADRARSAIDTAPSDPKAAAARTEAVTALSDVSDTANRILDSFVPAIPDRVDVVWLDHEGGGAGSVSAILRVAPLSVAGLLRTRLFEHATTVLTSATLTVGGNFEAMARAWGLADTKWHGLDVGSPFDHAKAGILYVAAHLPPPGRDGTGSAEQLKEIEALITAAGGRTLGLFSSMRAAKAAAEVMRDRLDTPVLCQGEDTTSALVERFADDPQTSLFGTLSLWQGVDVPGPSLSLVLIDRIPFPRPDDPLLTARQRAVTAHGGNGFMAVAASHAALLLAQGAGRLLRRTDDRGVVAVLDSRMATARYSGYLRASLPPFWATTDPARVRAALERLRAGS is encoded by the coding sequence GTGGCCACGGGTAACGACGACGCCGGCGAAGGCGTCACCGATCTGTTGGCCGCGGCCGTCGCTGCGGTGGGCGGTGCCGAGCGGCCCGGTCAGGTCGAGATGGCCAGGGCCGTGGCGACGGCGTTCGACACCGGCCGGCACCTTGCGGTGCAGGCCGGCACCGGCACCGGCAAGTCGCTGGCCTATCTCGTGCCCGCGATCGCCCACGCGATCGCCGTCGACGAACCGGTCGTGGTGTCGACCGCCACGATCGCCCTGCAGCGCCAGCTCGTCGACCGCGACCTGCCCCGCCTCGCCGACGCCCTGAGCGGTTCGCTGCCGCGCCGACCGCAGTTCGCGTTGCTCAAGGGCCGTGGAAACTACCTGTGTCTCAACAAGATCCACAACGGGAGCACCGGAATCGGCGACGCCCCCGACGACCGGCCCCAGGAGGAGCTCTTCGACGCGGTCGCGGCCACCGCCCTGGGCCGAGACGTGCAGCGGCTGACCAAGTGGGCGTCGGACACCGAGACCGGTGACCGCGACGAACTGCGACCCGGCGTCCCCGAGCGGTCGTGGCGTCAGGTCAGCGTGTCGGCGCGGGAGTGCATCGGCGTCTCCCGATGCCCGTACGGCACCGACTGCTTCGCCGAGAAGGCCCGCGAGAAGGCGGCCGACGTGGACGTGGTGGTGACCAACCACGCGCTGCTGGCGATCGATGCGATCTCCGATGCCGCGGTGCTGCCCGAACACAGCGCGGTGGTGATCGACGAGGCGCACGAACTGGCCGACCGGGTGACGTCGGTGGCGACCGGTGAGCTCTCGGCGACCTCGCTGGGCATCGCCCACCGCCGGGTGGCGCGGCTGGTCGAGGGTGAGCTCGCGGATCGGCTGGAGGCCGCCGTCGCCACCGTGTCGTCGGCCATCCACGACGGCACGCCCGGACGCATCGACCGCCTCGACGACGAGCTGGCCACCTACCTGACCGCGCTGCGCGACGCGGCCGACCGGGCCCGGTCGGCGATCGACACCGCACCGAGCGATCCGAAGGCCGCCGCCGCGCGGACCGAGGCGGTGACCGCGCTGAGCGATGTCAGCGACACCGCCAACCGGATCCTGGACTCCTTCGTTCCGGCCATCCCCGACCGCGTCGACGTCGTGTGGCTGGACCACGAGGGCGGCGGCGCCGGTTCGGTCAGCGCGATCCTGCGGGTGGCGCCGCTGTCGGTGGCCGGGCTGCTGCGCACCCGGCTGTTCGAGCACGCGACCACGGTGCTGACGTCGGCGACGCTGACCGTGGGCGGCAACTTCGAGGCGATGGCCCGGGCCTGGGGGCTGGCCGACACCAAGTGGCACGGACTCGACGTCGGCTCACCGTTCGACCATGCCAAGGCCGGGATCCTCTACGTCGCCGCCCACCTCCCGCCGCCGGGCCGCGACGGCACCGGTTCGGCCGAACAGCTCAAGGAGATCGAGGCCCTGATCACCGCCGCGGGCGGACGCACGCTGGGCCTGTTCTCCTCCATGCGGGCGGCGAAGGCCGCCGCGGAGGTGATGCGCGACCGGCTCGACACGCCGGTGCTGTGCCAGGGTGAGGACACCACCTCGGCGCTGGTGGAGCGGTTCGCCGACGATCCGCAGACCTCGCTGTTCGGCACGCTGTCGCTGTGGCAGGGCGTCGACGTGCCGGGGCCGTCGCTGTCGCTGGTGCTCATCGACCGGATCCCGTTCCCGCGGCCCGACGATCCGTTGCTGACGGCCAGGCAGCGGGCGGTGACCGCACACGGCGGCAACGGTTTCATGGCCGTCGCGGCGTCACACGCCGCACTGCTGCTCGCCCAGGGGGCCGGCCGGTTGCTGCGGCGCACCGACGACCGCGGTGTGGTCGCGGTCCTGGACTCGCGCATGGCGACGGCCCGCTACAGCGGTTACCTACGCGCCTCGCTGCCGCCGTTCTGGGCCACCACCGACCCGGCCCGGGTGCGCGCGGCGCTCGAACGCCTCCGCGCCGGGTCCTGA